The Garra rufa chromosome 18, GarRuf1.0, whole genome shotgun sequence genome window below encodes:
- the LOC141290548 gene encoding olfactory receptor 2G3: protein MSFSRAVPCFILWTAACACPTPNQDGNITSDALQQLNQGRCLFRSILPSDTAVQALVCVFVVMTIISLAINSCTLFSLGSSEDLSWEPRFALLKNLIVSDILLIVTQGPTVAYCLLQKTTLLYGAWCLTQFFINTVCVFCTVLTITCMALERYLYVCQAIYYISILTTKRLSLMVGLTWLISLSFSTVITALLSLGHKSSLLGKPITGLLCEPDTLEAHLGFPRGSAVFRKVVGLVVTLLCICSYSFSYLRMYQEARNAVQPFQQVNKRARNTVIFYCSMLLLQLLPIFLKIASDALWELEGSMAMIRSMDYTGDWMSAGTLHIMLLVMLQVPPCINPLIYGLRNREVREALPRLLWRRRNNR from the coding sequence ATGAGTTTCTCACGTGCTGTACCATGTTTCATACTATGGACTGCAGCCTGCGCGTGTCCGACTCCAAACCAGGATGGCAACATCACTTCAGACGCCCTCCAGCAGTTGAACCAGGGACGCTGTCTCTTCAGATCCATCCTCCCGTCAGATACAGCTGTGCAGGCACTGGTGTGTGTCTTTGTGGTGATGACCATCATCTCACTTGCCATCAACAGCTGCACTCTGTTCAGTCTCGGCAGTTCAGAAGACTTATCCTGGGAGCCACGCTTTGCCCTGCTGAAAAACCTCATAGTAAGTGACATCCTACTCATTGTAACCCAAGGTCCAACAGTGGCATACTGTCTGCTGCAGAAAACCACACTGCTGTATGGAGCTTGGTGCCTCACTCAGTTCTTTATTAACACTGTTTGTGTTTTCTGCACTGTGCTTACTATCACCTGCATGGCTTTGGAGCGTTACCTGTACGTGTGCCAGGCTATCTACTACATTAGTATACTAACCACCAAGCGCCTCAGCTTGATGGTCGGGCTCACGTGGCTTATTTCGCTGTCCTTTTCAACAGTGATCACAGCTTTGCTCAGTTTGGGGCACAAGAGCTCATTGCTAGGGAAACCCATTACGGGACTCCTTTGTGAGCCGGACACCTTGGAGGCCCATCTCGGCTTTCCACGTGGCTCTGCGGTGTTTCGGAAAGTAGTTGGGCTTGTGGTGACCCTGCTTTGCATCTGCTCCTACTCATTCTCATACCTCCGCATGTATCAGGAGGCGCGTAACGCCGTTCAGCCTTTTCAGCAGGTCAACAAGAGGGCACGCAACACCGTGATATTCTACTGCTCCATGCTGCTGCTTCAGCTTCTCCCCATCTTTCTAAAGATAGCCTCAGACGCTCTGTGGGAACTCGAGGGCAGCATGGCCATGATCCGTTCGATGGATTACACTGGAGACTGGATGTCGGCAGGGACCCTCCACATCATGCTGCTGGTGATGCTTCAGGTGCCTCCTTGCATTAATCCGCTCATCTACGGTCTGCGAAACAGGGAGGTGAGGGAAGCTCTGCCCAGGCTGCTGTGGAGGAGGAGGAACAACCGATAA